The following are encoded in a window of Drosophila simulans strain w501 chromosome 3L, Prin_Dsim_3.1, whole genome shotgun sequence genomic DNA:
- the LOC27206235 gene encoding serine-rich adhesin for platelets isoform X3, with product MRLFLVAVLAAYLAYVAAQSQSDTVTAVATPVIKAQPCCESVRQTLIEIRKDIRLWLLDRLFGKLILLHDGELLGNPNYVNCVNGKKQLPLLDGSSITDQSASTNTITKIINDGLSSQTTTPAAPVVEVTQGSSSNGNGNSTQSSTTTTTTTTTSSDAGQSTTSSDPVVEVSQGTNGDGSSTQSSSSTTTTTSSDEGQTTTSSAPVVEVTQGSSSNGDGNSTQSSTTTTTTTTTSSDAGQSTTSSDPVVEVSQGTNGDGSSTQSSSSTTTTTSSDEDQTTTSSAPVVEVTQGSSSNGDGNSTQSSTTTTTKTTTSSDAGQSTTSSDPVVEVSQGTNGDGSSTQSSSSTTTTTSSDEGQTTTSSAPVVEVTQGSSSNGDGNSTQSSTTTTTTTTTSSDAGQSTTSSDPVVEVSQGTNGDGSSTQSSSSTTTTTSSDEGQTTSSSAPVVEVTQGSSSNGDGNSTQSSTTTTTTTTTSSDAGQSTTSSDPVVEVSQGTNGDGSSTQSSSSTTTTTSSDEGQTTTSSAPVVEVTQGSSSNGDGNSTQSSTTTTTTKTTSSDAGQSTTSSDPVVKVSQGTNGDGSSTQSSSSTTTTTSSDEGQTTTSSAPVVEVTQGSSSNGDGNSTQSSTTTTTTTTTSSDAGQSTTSSDPVVEVSQGTNGDGSSTQSSSSTTTTTSSDEDQTTTSSAPVVEVTQGSSSNGDGNSTQSSTTTTTKTTTSSDAGQSTTSSDPVVEVSQGTNGDGSSTQSSSSTTTTTSSDEGQTTTSSAPVVEVTQGSSSNGDGNSTQSSTTTTTTTTTSSDAGQSTTSSDPVVEVSQGTNGDGSSTQSSSSTTTTTSSDEGQTTSSSAPVVEVTQGSSSNGDGNSTQSSTTTTTTTTTSSDAGQSTTSSDPVVEVSQGTNGDGSSTQSSSSTTTTTSSDEGQTTTSSAPVVEVTQGSSSNGDGNSTQSSTTTTTTKTTSSDAGQSTTSSDPVVKVSQGTNGDGSSTQSSSSTTTTTSSDEGQTTTSSAPVVEVTQGSSSNGDGNSTQSSTTTTTTTTTSSDAGQSTTSSDPVVEVSQGTNGDNSSNQSSSSTTTTTSSDEGQTTTSSAPVVEVTQGSSSNGDGNSTQSSTTTTTTTTKSSDAGQSTTSSDPVVEVSQGTNGDNSSTQSSTTTTTSSDEGQTSTSSGPVVEVTQGSSSNGDGNSTQSLTTTTTTTTTSSDAGQSTTSSDPVVEVSQGTNGDNSSTQSSSSTTTTTSSDEGQTSTSSSPVVEVTQGSSSNGDGNSTQSSTTTTTTTTTSSDVGQSTTSSDPVVEVSQGTNGDGSSTQSSSSTTTTTSSDEGQTSTSSSPVVEVTQGSSSNGDGNSTQSSTTTTTTTTTSSDAGQSTTSSDPVVEVSQGTNGDNSSTQSSSSTTTSTSSDEGQTSTSSSPVVEVTQGSSSNGDGNSTQSSTTTTTTTTTSSDAGQSTTSSDPVVEVSQGTNGDNSSTQSSSSTTTSTSSDEGQTSTSSSPVVEVTQGSSSNGDGNSTQSSTTTTTTTTTSSDAGQSTTSSDPVVEVSQGTNGDNSSTQSSTTTTTSSDEGQTNTSSAPVVEVTQGSSSNGDGNSTQSSTTTTTTTTTSSDAGQSTTSSDPVVEVSQGTNGDNSSTQSSTTTTTSSDEGQTNTSSAPVVEVTQGSSSNGDGNSTQSSTTTTTTTTTSSDAGQSTTSSDPVVEVSQGTNGDNSSTQSSSSTTTTTSSDEGQTSTSSSPVVEVTQGSSSNGDGNSTQSSTTTTTTTTTSSDAGQSTTSSDPVVEVSQGTNGDNSSTQSSTTTTTSSDEGQTNTSSAPVVEVTQGSSSNGDGNSTQSSTTTTSSDAGQSTTSSDPVVEVSQGTNGDNSSTQSSSSTTTTTSSDEGQTSTSSSPVVEVTQGSSSNGDGNSTQSSTTTTTTTTTSSDAGQSTTSSDPVVEVSQGTNGDNSSTQSSTTTTTSSDEGQTNTSSAPVVEVTQGSSSNGDGNSTQSSTTTTTTTTTSSDAGQSTTSSDPVVEVSQGTNGDNSSTQSSTTTTTSSDEGQTNTSSAPVVEVTQGSSSNGDGNSTQSSTTTTTTTTTSSDAGQSTTSSDPVVEVSQGTNGDNSSTQSSSSTTTTTSSDEGQTSTSSSPVVEVTQGSSSNGDGNSTQSSTTTTTTTTTSSDAGQSTTSSDPVVEVSQGTNGDNSSTQSSTTTTTSSDEGQTNTSSAPVVEVTQGSSSNGDGNSTQSSTTTTSSDAGQSTTSSDPVVEVSQGTNGDNSSTQSSSSTTTTTSSDEGQTSTSSSPVVEVTQGSSSNGDGNSTQSSTTTTTTTTTSSDAGQSTTSSDPVAEVSQGTNGDGSSTQSSSSTTTTKEISLKDNGSPKWNKTTKTYSSKTIRIPKSGRKLNSSSSETSTTVTSSSSSKPQTKYSWSSSSRKSYNGGKSKKYWTKRWTKKSRKNNNESSTIVAEESSDSLTDAGVAVTQGNDLSNEGNSGQSTVTSSLPVVDTIADNQNSESSLTSSENTTKYSSKSSKVPKSNGGQSSISTSKTTKTVTTSTSSTPSSSKKTSNSGKSVKTSSTTMTTTSSDQGQSSSGLSPVEKITQGIPQNDIESLNQVTTTTTSSENQVGVPSSPVVKVTKKTYVSKDGKTTRSSTTTTTTTTTKGSNQSGTLTLPAVDASIVAKGLKSSTKTTTTSTKGTKLSDILTLPEVDASLNVGGGKSSSTSTTTTTTISTKGSKSSLSLPEVDASIAINGDGSRSSSIKDTNIWSKIDLSLPKLDASLNVGGGKSRSTSTTTTTTTSRKGSKSSLSLPEVDASIAINGDGSRSASIKDTNILSKIDLSLPKLDASLNVGGGKSRSTSTTTTTTKSTKGSKSSLSLPEVDASIAINGDGSRSASIKDTNILSKIDLSLPKLDASLNVGGGKSRSTSTTTTTTKSTKGSKSSLSLPEVDASIAINGDGSRSASIKDTNILSKIDLSLPKLDASLNVGGGKSSSTSTTTTTTKSTKGSKSSLSLPEVDASIAINGDESRSASIKDTNILSKIDLSLPKLDASLNVGGGKSSSTSTTTSTTTSTTGRKSSKILTVPKIAAGISIDGGISGSTSTKTIKITSKNFVAPKSSSSSKTTTTTTTSKTSSVPKTESKYSWSSSSKKISNPIRLTLPTINAGISVGGGDSSGSWSKLIKRSTNSAETNASDGPSLSGSIGSGAGGSQSAESWSQRSGFSGDSSSVQGSPDIRIRLARGQTGNDAQSQNSNSWTRSATQGSDNLANGAISANGLNMEGSESSGGVATTIPGGSVGVTGQYPYWWGNGRWVGVGARPSWRYGWRPYGSGWGGWNNQY from the exons ATGCGCTTGTTCCTAGTCGCGGTTTTGGCCGCTTATTTGGCCTACGTAGCGGCCCAATCGCAATCTGATACGGTAACAGCAGTGGCCACCCCAGTTATTAAGGCACAGCCATGTTGTGAAAGTGTTCGGCAAACTCTAATTGAAATACGAAAAGATATTCGCTTGTGGCTGCTGGACAGGCTTTTCGGAAAACTAATTCTTTTGCACGACGGAGAACTTCTCGGCAATCCAAATTATGTGAATTGTGTCAATGGAAAAAAGCAGCTACCACTCTTAGATGGAAGCTCTATTACAGATCAGTCTGCATCTACTAACACTATAACCAAAATCATCAATGATGGACTTTCAAGTCAGACTACCACCCCTGCGGCTCCTGTCGTAGAAGTAACTCAGGGATCCTCTTCGAATGGTAATGGAAACTCTACCCAGTCCTCGACAACAACTACCACTACAACGACGACATCTTCCGATGCTGGCCAATCCAC CACCTCATCTGACCCCGTTGTGGAAGTCAGTCAAGGAACAAACGGCGATGGCAGCTCCACTCAGTCTTCATCatccaccacaacaacgacatcttcAGATGAGGGCCAAACTACCACCTCTTCGGCTCCTGTCGTAGAAGTAACTCAGGGATCCTCTTCCAATGGTGATGGAAACTCTACCCAGTCCTCGACAACAACTACCACTACAACGACGACATCCTCAGATGCTGGCCAATCCACCACCTCATCTGACCCCGTTGTGGAAGTCAGTCAAGGAACAAACGGCGATGGCAGCTCCACTCAGTCTTCGTCatccaccacaacaacgacatcttcAGATGAGGACCAAACTACCACCTCTTCGGCTCCTGTCGTAGAAGTAACTCAGGGATCCTCTTCCAATGGTGATGGAAACTCTACCCAGTCctcgacaacgacgacaactaAAACCACGACATCTTCCGATGCTGGCCAATCCACCACCTCATCTGACCCCGTTGTGGAAGTCAGTCAAGGAACAAACGGCGATGGCAGCTCCACTCAGTCTTCGTCatccaccacaacaacgacatcttcAGATGAGGGCCAAACTACCACCTCTTCGGCTCCTGTCGTAGAAGTAACTCAGGGATCCTCTTCCAATGGTGATGGAAACTCTACCCAGTCctcgacaacgacgacaactacAACGACGACATCTTCCGATGCTGGCCAATCCACCACCTCATCTGACCCCGTTGTGGAAGTCAGTCAAGGAACAAACGGCGATGGCAGCTCCACTCAGTCTTCGTCatccaccacaacaacgacatcttcAGATGAGGGCCAAACTACCTCGTCTTCGGCTCCTGTCGTAGAAGTAACTCAGGGATCCTCTTCCAATGGTGATGGAAACTCTACCCAGTCctcgacaacgacgacaactacAACGACGACATCTTCCGATGCTGGCCAATCCACCACCTCATCTGACCCCGTTGTGGAAGTCAGTCAAGGAACAAACGGCGATGGCAGCTCCACTCAGTCTTCATCatccaccacaacaacgacatcttcAGATGAGGGCCAAACTACCACCTCTTCGGCTCCTGTCGTAGAAGTAACTCAGGGATCCTCTTCCAATGGTGATGGAAACTCTACCCAGTCctcgacaacgacgacaactacAAAGACGACATCTTCCGATGCTGGCCAATCCACCACCTCATCTGACCCCGTTGTGAAAGTCAGTCAAGGAACAAACGGCGATGGCAGCTCCACTCAGTCTTCGTCatccaccacaacaacgacatcttcAGATGAGGGCCAAACTACCACCTCTTCGGCTCCTGTCGTAGAAGTAACTCAGGGATCCTCTTCCAATGGTGATGGAAACTCTACCCAGTCctcgacaacgacgacaactacAACGACGACATCTTCCGATGCTGGCCAATCCACCACCTCATCTGACCCCGTTGTGGAAGTCAGTCAAGGAACAAACGGCGATGGCAGCTCCACTCAGTCTTCGTCatccaccacaacaacgacatcttcAGATGAGGACCAAACTACCACCTCTTCGGCTCCTGTCGTAGAAGTAACTCAGGGATCCTCTTCCAATGGTGATGGAAACTCTACCCAGTCctcgacaacgacgacaactaAAACCACGACATCTTCCGATGCTGGCCAATCCACCACCTCATCTGACCCCGTTGTGGAAGTCAGTCAAGGAACAAACGGCGATGGCAGCTCCACTCAGTCTTCGTCatccaccacaacaacgacatcttcAGATGAGGGCCAAACTACCACCTCTTCGGCTCCTGTCGTAGAAGTAACTCAGGGATCCTCTTCCAATGGTGATGGAAACTCTACCCAGTCctcgacaacgacgacaactacAACGACGACATCTTCCGATGCTGGCCAATCCACCACCTCATCTGACCCCGTTGTGGAAGTCAGTCAAGGAACAAACGGCGATGGCAGCTCCACTCAGTCTTCGTCatccaccacaacaacgacatcttcAGATGAGGGCCAAACTACCTCGTCTTCGGCTCCTGTCGTAGAAGTAACTCAGGGATCCTCTTCCAATGGTGATGGAAACTCTACCCAGTCctcgacaacgacgacaactacAACGACGACATCTTCCGATGCTGGCCAATCCACCACCTCATCTGACCCCGTTGTGGAAGTCAGTCAAGGAACAAACGGCGATGGCAGCTCCACTCAGTCTTCATCatccaccacaacaacgacatcttcAGATGAGGGCCAAACTACCACCTCTTCGGCTCCTGTCGTAGAAGTAACTCAGGGATCCTCTTCCAATGGTGATGGAAACTCTACCCAGTCctcgacaacgacgacaactacAAAGACGACATCTTCCGATGCTGGCCAATCCACCACCTCATCTGACCCCGTTGTGAAAGTCAGTCAAGGAACAAACGGCGATGGCAGCTCCACTCAGTCTTCGTCatccaccacaacaacgacatcttcAGATGAGGGCCAAACTACCACCTCTTCGGCTCCTGTCGTAGAAGTAACTCAGGGATCCTCTTCCAATGGTGATGGAAACTCTACCCAGTCctcgacaacgacgacaactacAACGACGACATCTTCCGATGCTGGCCAATCCACCACCTCATCTGACCCCGTTGTGGAAGTCAGTCAAGGAACAAACGGCGATAACAGCTCCAATCAGTCTTCGTCatccaccacaacaacgacatcttcAGATGAGGGCCAAACTACCACCTCTTCGGCTCCTGTCGTAGAAGTAACTCAGGGATCCTCTTCCAATGGTGATGGAAACTCTACCCAGTCctcgacaacgacgacaactacAACGACGAAATCCTCCGATGCTGGCCAATCCACCACCTCATCTGACCCCGTTGTGGAAGTCAGTCAAGGAACAAACGGCGATAACAGCTCCACTCAGTCatccaccacaacaacgacatcttcAGATGAGGGCCAAACTAGCACCTCTTCGGGTCCTGTCGTAGAAGTAACTCAGGGATCCTCTTCCAATGGTGATGGAAACTCTACCCAGTCTTtgacaacgacgacaactacAACCACGACATCTTCCGATGCTGGCCAATCCACCACCTCATCTGACCCCGTTGTGGAAGTCAGTCAAGGAACAAACGGCGATAACAGCTCCACTCAGTCTTCGTCatccaccacaacaacgacatcttcAGATGAGGGCCAAACTAGCACCTCTTCGTCGCCTGTCGTAGAAGTAACTCAGGGATCCTCTTCCAATGGTGATGGAAACTCTACCCAGTCctcgacaacgacgacaactacAACGACGACATCTTCCGATGTTGGCCAATCCACCACCTCATCTGACCCCGTTGTGGAAGTCAGTCAAGGAACAAACGGCGATGGCAGCTCCACTCAGTCTTCGTCatccaccacaacaacgacatcttcAGATGAGGGCCAAACTAGCACCTCTTCGTCGCCTGTCGTAGAAGTAACTCAGGGATCCTCTTCCAATGGTGATGGAAACTCTACCCAGTCCTCGACAACAACTACCACTACAACGACGACATCCTCCGATGCTGGCCAATCCACCACCTCATCTGACCCCGTTGTGGAAGTCAGTCAAGGAACAAACGGCGATAACAGCTCCACTCAGTCTTCGTCATCCACCACAACATCGACATCTTCAGATGAGGGCCAAACTAGCACCTCTTCGTCGCCTGTCGTAGAAGTAACTCAGGGATCCTCTTCCAATGGTGATGGAAACTCTACCCAGTCCTCGACAACAACTACCACTACAACGACGACATCCTCCGATGCTGGCCAATCCACCACCTCATCTGACCCCGTTGTGGAAGTCAGTCAAGGAACAAACGGCGATAACAGCTCCACTCAGTCTTCGTCATCCACCACAACATCGACATCTTCAGATGAGGGCCAAACTAGCACCTCTTCGTCGCCTGTCGTAGAAGTAACTCAGGGATCCTCTTCCAATGGTGATGGAAACTCTACCCAGTCCTCGACAACAACTACCACTACAACGACGACATCCTCCGATGCTGGCCAATCCACCACCTCATCTGACCCCGTTGTGGAAGTCAGTCAAGGAACAAACGGCGATAACAGCTCCACTCAGTCatccaccacaacaacgacatcttcAGATGAGGGCCAAACTAACACCTCTTCGGCTCCTGTCGTAGAAGTAACTCAGGGATCCTCTTCCAATGGTGATGGAAACTCTACCCAGTCctcgacaacgacgacaactacAACGACGACATCTTCCGATGCTGGCCAATCCACCACCTCATCTGACCCCGTTGTGGAAGTCAGTCAAGGAACAAACGGCGATAACAGCTCCACTCAGTCatccaccacaacaacgacatcttcAGATGAGGGCCAAACTAACACCTCTTCGGCTCCTGTCGTAGAAGTAACTCAGGGATCCTCTTCCAATGGTGATGGAAACTCTACCCAGTCctcgacaacgacgacaactacAACGACGACATCTTCCGATGCTGGCCAATCCACCACCTCATCTGACCCCGTTGTGGAAGTCAGTCAAGGAACAAACGGCGATAACAGCTCCACTCAGTCTTCGTCatccaccacaacaacgacatcttcAGATGAGGGCCAAACTAGCACCTCTTCGTCGCCTGTCGTAGAAGTAACTCAGGGATCCTCTTCCAATGGTGATGGAAACTCTACCCAGTCCTCGACAACAACTACCACTACAACGACGACATCCTCCGATGCTGGCCAATCCACCACCTCATCTGACCCCGTTGTGGAAGTCAGTCAAGGAACAAACGGCGATAACAGCTCCACTCAGTCatccaccacaacaacgacatcttcAGATGAGGGCCAAACTAACACCTCTTCGGCTCCTGTCGTAGAAGTAACTCAGGGATCCTCTTCCAATGGTGATGGAAACTCTACCCAGTCCtcgacaacgacgacatctTCCGATGCTGGCCAATCCACCACCTCATCTGACCCCGTTGTGGAAGTCAGTCAAGGAACTAACGGCGATAACAGCTCCACTCAGTCTTCGTCatccaccacaacaacgacatcttcAGATGAGGGCCAAACTAGCACCTCTTCGTCGCCTGTCGTAGAAGTAACTCAGGGATCCTCTTCCAATGGTGATGGAAACTCTACCCAGTCCTCGACAACAACTACCACTACAACGACGACATCCTCCGATGCTGGCCAATCCACCACCTCATCTGACCCCGTTGTGGAAGTCAGTCAAGGAACAAACGGCGATAACAGCTCCACTCAGTCatccaccacaacaacgacatcttcAGATGAGGGCCAAACTAACACCTCTTCGGCTCCTGTCGTAGAAGTAACTCAGGGATCCTCTTCCAATGGTGATGGAAACTCTACCCAGTCctcgacaacgacgacaactacAACGACGACATCTTCCGATGCTGGCCAATCCACCACCTCATCTGACCCCGTTGTGGAAGTCAGTCAAGGAACAAACGGCGATAACAGCTCCACTCAGTCatccaccacaacaacgacatcttcAGATGAGGGCCAAACTAACACCTCTTCGGCTCCTGTCGTAGAAGTAACTCAGGGATCCTCTTCCAATGGTGATGGAAACTCTACCCAGTCctcgacaacgacgacaactacAACGACGACATCTTCCGATGCTGGCCAATCCACCACCTCATCTGACCCCGTTGTGGAAGTCAGTCAAGGAACAAACGGCGATAACAGCTCCACTCAGTCTTCGTCatccaccacaacaacgacatcttcAGATGAGGGCCAAACTAGCACCTCTTCGTCGCCTGTCGTAGAAGTAACTCAGGGATCCTCTTCCAATGGTGATGGAAACTCTACCCAGTCCTCGACAACAACTACCACTACAACGACGACATCCTCCGATGCTGGCCAATCCACCACCTCATCTGACCCCGTTGTGGAAGTCAGTCAAGGAACAAACGGCGATAACAGCTCCACTCAGTCatccaccacaacaacgacatcttcAGATGAGGGCCAAACTAACACCTCTTCGGCTCCTGTCGTAGAAGTAACTCAGGGATCCTCTTCCAATGGTGATGGAAACTCTACCCAGTCCtcgacaacgacgacatctTCCGATGCTGGCCAATCCACCACCTCATCTGACCCCGTTGTGGAAGTCAGTCAAGGAACTAACGGCGATAACAGCTCCACTCAGTCTTCGTCatccaccacaacaacgacatcttcAGATGAGGGCCAAACTAGCACCTCTTCGTCGCCTGTCGTAGAAGTAACTCAGGGATCCTCTTCCAATGGTGATGGAAACTCTACCCAGTCctcgacaacgacgacaactacAACGACGACATCTTCCGATGCTGGCCAATCCACCACCTCATCTGACCCCGTTGCGGAAGTCAGTCAAGGAACAAACGGCGATGGCAGCTCCACTCAGTCTTCGTCATCCACTACAACAACGAAGGAAATATCTTTAAAGGATAATGGAAGCCCTAAGTGGAATAAAACGACAAAAACGTACTCTTCAAAAACTATCAGAATTCCGAAGTCAGGAAGAAAGTTAAATTCTAGTTCTAGCGAAACTTCAACAACCGTAACGTCAAGTTCTTCCTCAAAGCCACAGACCAAATATTCGTGGTCAAGCTCTTCAAGGAAATCGTATAATGGTGGCAAGTCTAAGAAATATTGGACCAAGCGGTGGACTAAAAAATCACGCAAAAATAACAATGAAAGCTCCACTATTGTTGCAGAGGAATCATCTGACTCACTAACAGATGCTGGAGTTGCTGTCACCCAAGGAAATGATTTAAGCAATGAGGGAAATTCGGGTCAGTCTACAGTTACCTCATCTCTTCCTGTTGTAGATACTATTGCAGATAACCAGAACAGCGAATCAAGCTTAACATCAAGtgaaaatacaacaaaatactCTTCAAAATCCTCCAAGGTTCCCAAGTCTAATGGTGGTCAGTCGAGTATAAGCACTAGCAAAACTACAAAAACCGTAACGACAAGCACTTCCTCAACACCCAGCTCATCAAAGAAAACTTCCAATAGTGGAAAATCGGTCAAGACTTCTTCGACTACTATGACAACAACATCTTCAGATCAGGGCCAATCCAGCTCAGGATTATCCCCTGTTGAAAAGATCACACAGGGAATCCCACAAAACGATATTGAAAGCTTAAATCAGGTCACCACAACGACAACATCATCTGAGAACCAAGTCGGCGTACCTTCTTCCCCTGTTGTTAAAGTAACGAAGAAAACCTATGTAAGCAAAGATGGAAAGACCACCCGGTCATCAactaccacaacaacaactaccacGACCAAAGGAAGTAATCAGTCAGGTACCTTAACTCTTCCGGCGGTCGATGCCAGCATAGTGGCTAAGGGGCTAAAATCGTCAACAAAAACTACAACAACATCCACCAAAGGAACTAAGTTGTCGGATATCTTGACTCTGCCAGAAGTTGATGCCAGCCTAAATGTTGGTGGTGGAAAGTCAAGCTCAACAtcgacaacgacaactacGACGATATCCACAAAGGGAAGTAAATCATCCTTGTCTCTACCGGAAGTTGATGCCAGCATAGCCATTAACGGCGATGGGTCCCGCTCATCATCTATTAAAGATACAAACATTTGGTCAAAGATAGACTTGAGTCTGCCTAAACTGGATGCCAGCCTAAATGTTGGTGGTGGAAAGTCAAGGTCAACAtcgacaacgacaactacGACAACATCCAGAAAGGGAAGTAAGTCATCCTTGTCTCTACCGGAAGTTGATGCCAGCATAGCCATTAACGGCGATGGATCCCGCTCAGCATCTATTAAAGATACAAACATTTTGTCAAAGATAGATCTGAGTCTGCCTAAACTGGATGCCAGCCTTAATGTTGGTGGTGGAAAGTCAAGGTCAACAtcgacaacgacaactacGACAAAATCCACAAAGGGAAGTAAATCATCCTTGTCTCTACCGGAAGTTGATGCCAGCATAGCCATTAACGGCGATGGATCCCGCTCAGCATCTATTAAAGATACAAACATTTTGTCAAAGATAGATCTGAGTCTGCCTAAACTGGATGCCAGCCTTAATGTTGGTGGTGGAAAGTCAAGGTCAACAtcgacaacgacaactacGACAAAATCCACAAAGGGAAGTAAATCATCCTTGTCTCTACCGGAAGTTGATGCCAGCATAGCCATTAACGGCGATGGATCCCGCTCAGCATCTATTAAAGATACAAACATTTTGTCAAAGATAGATCTGAGTCTGCCTAAACTGGATGCCAGCCTAAATGTTGGTGGTGGAAAGTCAAGCTCAACAtcgacaacgacaactacGACAAAATCCACAAAGGGAAGTAAATCATCCTTGTCTCTACCGGAAGTTGATGCCAGCATAGCCATTAACGGCGATGAGTCCCGCTCAGCATCTATTAAAGATACAAACATTTTGTCAAAGATAGATCTGAGTCTGCCTAAACTGGATGCCAGCCTAAATGTTGGTGGTGGAAAGTCAAGCTCAAcatcgacaacaacaagtacaacaacaTCCACAACTGGAAGAAAATCGTCTAAAATTTTGACTGTACCGAAAATTGCTGCCGGCATATCTATCGATGGCGGAATATCAGGTTCAACATCAactaaaactattaaaattacGTCAAAGAACTTTGTAGCACCCAAATCCAGTTCGTCTTCCAAAACTACGACCACAACCACTACATCGAAGACTTCATCGGTCCCAAAAACAGAGTCCAAATACTCCTGGTCTAGTTCGTCGAAGAAAATATCCAATCCTATTCGCTTAACCCTACCTACCATTAACGCAGGTATTTCTGTTGGCGGAGGAGATTCGTCGGGTTCCTGGTCTAAGCTAATCAAGAGGAGCACCAACAGTGCCGAGACGAATGCCAGCGATGGTCCATCTCTTTCCGGTTCTATTGGATCCGGTGCAGGTGGATCTCAGTCTGCTGAATCCTGGTCTCAACGCTCAGGATTTTCGGGTGACAGTTCCAGTGTCCAGGGATCTCCGGACATTCGTATTCGATTGGCCAGAGGACAGACAGGAAACGATGCTCAGTCGCAAAACTCGAATTCTTGGACCCGAAGCGCTACACAAGGCAGCGATAACTTGGCTAATGGAGCAATATCCGCCAATGGCCTCAATATGGAGGGTTCAGAGAGTTCCGGCGGTGTGGCAACTACGATCCCAGGTGGCTCTGTCGGTGTAACCGGACAATATCCATACTGGTGGGGCAACGGCCGTTGGGTGGGTGTTGGAGCCAGGCCCAGTTGGCGATATGGATGGCGTCCTTATGGAAGCGGTTGGGGCGGATGGAACAATCAATATTAG